Proteins encoded within one genomic window of Jiangella mangrovi:
- the proC gene encoding pyrroline-5-carboxylate reductase produces MTVAILGVGVMGEALLAGILQGGRPVSEVLAAEKRPERAAELTERYGIEVVDNAEAVKRADTVLLVVKPYDVGPVLDEVAASARPGQLFVSLAAGITTSFVEARLPGGVAVVRVMPNTPALVGEGMAAISPGSFSGDEHLAEAEDLLRSTGRSVRVPEKQQDAVTAVSGSGPAYVFMVAEAMIEAGVHLGLTRVTATELVVQTLTGSAALLRETGEHPTVLRERVTSPGGTTAAALRKLEEGGLRADFLVALEAARDRSRALSSGEPV; encoded by the coding sequence ATGACGGTGGCGATCCTCGGTGTCGGCGTCATGGGCGAGGCACTGCTCGCCGGCATCCTGCAGGGCGGCCGGCCCGTGTCCGAGGTGCTGGCGGCCGAGAAGCGGCCCGAGCGCGCCGCCGAGCTGACCGAGCGCTACGGCATCGAGGTCGTCGACAACGCCGAGGCCGTGAAGCGCGCCGACACCGTCCTGCTGGTGGTGAAGCCGTACGACGTCGGGCCGGTGCTCGACGAGGTCGCGGCGTCCGCTCGTCCCGGCCAGCTGTTCGTGTCGCTCGCCGCCGGCATCACCACGTCGTTCGTCGAGGCGCGGCTGCCCGGCGGCGTCGCCGTCGTGCGGGTCATGCCGAACACCCCGGCGCTGGTCGGCGAGGGCATGGCCGCCATCTCGCCCGGCTCGTTCAGCGGCGACGAGCACCTCGCCGAGGCCGAGGACCTGCTGCGCTCGACCGGCCGGTCGGTCCGGGTCCCCGAGAAGCAGCAGGACGCCGTCACGGCCGTCTCCGGGTCCGGCCCGGCGTACGTGTTCATGGTGGCCGAGGCCATGATCGAGGCCGGCGTCCACCTGGGCCTGACCCGCGTCACCGCCACCGAGCTCGTCGTGCAGACGCTGACCGGCTCGGCCGCGCTGCTGCGCGAGACCGGCGAGCACCCCACCGTCCTGCGCGAACGGGTCACGTCTCCGGGCGGCACGACGGCGGCGGCCCTGCGCAAGCTCGAGGAGGGCGGGCTCCGGGCCGACTTCCTAGTGGCGCTCGAGGCCGCCCGCGACCGGTCCCGCGCGCTGTCGTCCGGCGAGCCGGTCTGA
- a CDS encoding acetoin utilization protein AcuC: MDTVHVAWSDALIGYDFGPGHPLNPVRVDLTIRLARELGILGADGVRVEAPAPAGDDLLRTVHTAAYLDAVKAASADPSTVDLEHGLGTTDDPCFAGMHEASALVAGGTVAAARAVWSGAAAHGVNVAGGLHHAMPASASGFCVYNDPALAIRALLDAGATRVAYVDVDVHHGDGVQAVFYDDPRVLTISLHETPRTLFPGTGFPSEVGGAGAEGSAVNVALPPGTGDAGWLRAFHAVVPPLLRAWKPEVLFTQHGCDSHLEDPLAHLALTIDGQRESYRILHELAHELCDGRWVATGGGGYALIEVVPRAWTHLLAIAAERPLDPATPTPSGWRAHVSARFDRTPPQRMTDGGSVAYADWSDGYDPADRLDQAIHATRTAVFPLHGLDPSY; encoded by the coding sequence ATGGATACCGTGCACGTGGCCTGGTCCGACGCCCTGATCGGCTACGACTTCGGCCCCGGGCACCCGCTCAACCCGGTCCGCGTCGACCTCACCATCCGGCTGGCCCGCGAGCTGGGCATCCTCGGCGCCGACGGTGTCCGCGTCGAGGCCCCGGCCCCGGCCGGCGACGACCTGCTGCGGACGGTGCACACGGCCGCGTACCTCGACGCCGTCAAGGCCGCGTCGGCCGACCCGTCCACCGTCGATCTGGAACACGGTCTGGGCACCACCGACGATCCCTGCTTCGCCGGCATGCACGAGGCGAGCGCGCTGGTGGCCGGCGGGACGGTGGCGGCGGCGCGGGCGGTGTGGTCGGGTGCCGCGGCGCACGGCGTCAACGTGGCGGGCGGGCTGCACCACGCCATGCCCGCCAGCGCTTCCGGGTTCTGCGTCTACAACGACCCCGCGCTGGCGATCCGGGCCCTGCTCGACGCGGGGGCGACGCGGGTCGCCTACGTCGACGTCGACGTCCACCACGGCGACGGTGTCCAGGCCGTCTTCTACGACGACCCCCGGGTGCTGACCATCAGCCTGCACGAGACGCCCCGGACGCTGTTCCCGGGGACCGGGTTCCCGTCCGAGGTCGGTGGTGCCGGCGCCGAGGGCAGCGCCGTCAACGTCGCCCTCCCGCCCGGCACCGGTGACGCCGGCTGGCTGCGCGCCTTCCACGCCGTCGTGCCGCCGCTGCTGCGCGCCTGGAAACCGGAGGTGCTGTTCACGCAGCACGGGTGCGACTCCCACCTCGAGGATCCGCTGGCGCACCTGGCGTTGACCATCGACGGGCAGCGCGAGTCCTACCGGATCCTGCACGAACTGGCGCACGAGTTGTGCGACGGCCGCTGGGTCGCGACCGGCGGCGGCGGATACGCCCTGATCGAGGTCGTGCCGCGGGCATGGACGCACCTGCTGGCCATCGCCGCGGAACGCCCTCTCGACCCGGCGACGCCGACACCGTCCGGGTGGCGGGCGCACGTGTCGGCGCGCTTCGACCGCACCCCGCCCCAGCGCATGACCGACGGCGGCTCCGTCGCGTACGCCGACTGGTCCGACGGCTACGACCCCGCCGACCGGCTCGACCAAGCCATCCACGCCACCCGCACCGCCGTCTTCCCCCTCCACGGCCTGGACCCCTCCTACTGA
- a CDS encoding helix-turn-helix domain-containing protein translates to MTTNGPEAPLGEVRFLTVAEVATAMRVSKMTVYRLVHAGTLPAVQVGRSFRIPESAVHEYLRESYVRGMQAG, encoded by the coding sequence ATGACGACCAACGGACCCGAGGCACCTCTTGGAGAGGTGCGCTTCCTCACCGTCGCCGAGGTGGCGACGGCGATGAGGGTGTCGAAGATGACGGTGTATCGCCTCGTCCACGCGGGTACGTTGCCAGCGGTGCAGGTGGGCCGCTCGTTCCGTATCCCGGAGAGCGCGGTGCACGAGTACCTGCGCGAGTCGTACGTCCGGGGCATGCAGGCCGGCTGA
- a CDS encoding 30S ribosomal protein bS22, with the protein MGSVIKKRRKRMAKKKHRKLLRRTRVQRRRMGK; encoded by the coding sequence GTGGGCTCTGTGATCAAGAAGCGCCGCAAGCGGATGGCGAAGAAGAAGCACCGTAAGCTCCTGCGTCGCACGCGGGTGCAGCGTCGCCGCATGGGCAAGTAG
- a CDS encoding NAD-dependent epimerase/dehydratase family protein, with protein MSRVVMVVGVARHLGARLAERLAAEPGVSRVVGVDLVEPAESIGGAEFVRADIRTSDIGRVIDRAAPDTVVHMNILATRADAGGRTPQKEINVIGTMQLLAACQRSASVRKVVVKSSTTVYGSGPQAPALFAEDMVSGATTRRGYEKDAGEVEAYVRGFSRRRPDVGVTILRFANVLGPDIRTGLSEYFVLPVVPVVLGRDPRFQLVHEDDCVDALRLATVEHRPGIFNVAGDGFLVLSQALRRAGRPIVPLPTLGSPFVGGLLRRTGVVDMDSAMVRFLTYGRGVDTTRMRTQLKFDPVYSTVATFDAFAGARTHGGLLDRDRIRAVEHTVRGVLTGEDSRGR; from the coding sequence GTGTCCAGGGTTGTGATGGTCGTCGGTGTCGCCCGGCATCTGGGCGCCCGGCTGGCTGAGCGCCTCGCGGCCGAGCCCGGTGTGAGTCGCGTCGTCGGGGTCGATCTGGTCGAGCCTGCCGAGAGCATCGGCGGGGCGGAGTTCGTGCGTGCCGACATCCGCACGTCCGACATCGGCCGGGTCATCGACCGCGCCGCTCCCGACACCGTCGTGCACATGAACATCCTGGCGACGCGGGCCGATGCGGGTGGCCGGACGCCGCAGAAGGAGATCAACGTCATCGGCACCATGCAGCTGCTGGCGGCGTGCCAGCGGTCGGCGTCGGTGCGCAAGGTGGTCGTGAAGTCGTCGACGACGGTGTACGGCTCGGGTCCGCAGGCGCCGGCGTTGTTCGCCGAGGACATGGTGTCCGGTGCCACGACGCGGCGCGGTTATGAGAAGGACGCGGGCGAGGTCGAGGCGTACGTGCGCGGGTTCTCGCGCCGCCGTCCCGACGTGGGCGTGACGATCCTGCGGTTCGCGAACGTGCTGGGCCCTGACATCCGCACGGGGCTGTCGGAGTACTTCGTGCTGCCGGTCGTGCCGGTGGTGCTGGGCCGCGATCCGCGCTTCCAGCTGGTCCACGAGGACGACTGCGTCGACGCGCTGCGGCTGGCGACGGTCGAGCACCGCCCGGGCATCTTCAACGTGGCCGGCGACGGCTTCCTGGTGTTGAGCCAGGCGCTGCGCCGGGCCGGCCGGCCCATCGTGCCGCTGCCGACGCTCGGCTCGCCGTTCGTCGGGGGCCTGCTGCGGCGCACCGGCGTCGTCGACATGGACTCCGCCATGGTGCGGTTCCTCACCTACGGCCGCGGCGTCGACACCACCCGTATGCGCACGCAGCTGAAGTTCGACCCCGTCTACAGCACGGTCGCCACGTTCGACGCGTTCGCCGGCGCCCGCACCCACGGCGGCCTGCTCGACCGCGACCGCATCCGCGCCGTCGAGCACACCGTCCGCGGCGTCCTGACCGGGGAGGACAGCCGTGGCCGATAG
- a CDS encoding lysophospholipid acyltransferase family protein, producing the protein MVRDRLGVDGEQLDKLVAFAGRRLTGEFEVDPFGFDPELTETVLLPLLRPWYQHWFRVEVRGIENVPDSGAALVAANHSGTLPVDSLMTQLAVHDTHPKARHLRALGATLVFQLPFVSDLARRSGTTLACNEDVEALLGNGELVGVWPEGFKGVGKPFSQRYKLQRFGRGGFVSAALRTGAPIIPCSIVGAEEIYPMIGNAESLARLLGLPYFPLTPTFPWLGPLGLVPLPSKWIIEFGEPIRTDDYPPGAADDPMVVFELTDQVRDTIQATLTELLELRGPAFG; encoded by the coding sequence GTGGTGCGTGACCGCCTCGGCGTCGACGGCGAGCAGCTGGACAAGCTGGTCGCGTTCGCCGGGCGGCGGCTGACCGGCGAGTTCGAGGTCGACCCCTTCGGCTTCGACCCCGAGCTCACCGAGACGGTGCTGCTGCCGCTGCTGCGCCCCTGGTACCAGCACTGGTTCCGGGTCGAGGTGCGCGGCATCGAGAACGTCCCCGACTCCGGCGCGGCGCTGGTCGCGGCCAACCACTCGGGCACGCTGCCGGTCGACTCCCTCATGACGCAGCTGGCCGTCCACGACACCCACCCGAAGGCCCGGCACCTGCGCGCGCTCGGCGCCACGCTGGTCTTCCAGCTGCCGTTCGTCTCCGATCTCGCGCGCCGCAGCGGCACCACGCTGGCCTGCAACGAGGACGTCGAGGCGCTGCTGGGCAACGGCGAGCTGGTCGGCGTCTGGCCCGAGGGATTCAAGGGCGTCGGCAAGCCGTTCTCGCAGCGCTACAAGCTGCAGCGCTTCGGCCGCGGCGGGTTCGTGTCGGCGGCGCTGCGCACCGGCGCGCCGATCATCCCGTGCTCCATCGTCGGGGCTGAGGAGATCTACCCCATGATCGGCAACGCCGAGTCGCTGGCGCGGCTGCTCGGCCTGCCGTACTTCCCGCTGACGCCGACGTTCCCATGGCTCGGGCCGCTGGGCCTCGTGCCGCTGCCGTCGAAGTGGATCATCGAGTTCGGCGAGCCGATCCGCACCGACGACTACCCGCCCGGCGCCGCCGACGACCCCATGGTCGTGTTCGAGCTGACCGACCAGGTGCGCGACACCATCCAGGCCACGCTCACCGAGCTGCTCGAGCTGCGCGGCCCCGCCTTCGGGTGA
- a CDS encoding HAD family hydrolase, with product MPGLRLRRERTGAASERARADVAASTAEAIAGIELPSDARAAAFFDLDNTVLRGASLFYLARGMHQRGLLRTSDILRFGRQQLQFAFGAEDPDHIVEARAAALSFIAGRSVEELSRVGEEIFEELMADKLWPGTQAIAQLHIDQGQRVWLVTAAPVEVATIIARRLGLTGALGTVAEHVDGEYTGRLVGDLLHGEDKAAAVRSLAEREGLDLGRCSAYSDSANDIPMLSLVGFPCAVNPDRKLRRHARKRGWRIRDYRARRRNTTLGLAAGTGAVAGAAVGIIAARKKR from the coding sequence ATGCCGGGTTTGCGCTTGCGCAGGGAACGGACCGGGGCCGCGTCGGAACGGGCGCGGGCCGACGTGGCGGCCAGCACCGCCGAGGCGATCGCCGGCATCGAGCTGCCCTCGGACGCCCGGGCTGCGGCCTTCTTCGACCTCGACAACACGGTGCTGCGCGGCGCCTCGCTCTTCTACCTGGCCCGCGGCATGCACCAGCGCGGGCTGCTGCGCACCAGCGACATCCTCCGGTTCGGACGCCAGCAGCTGCAGTTCGCGTTCGGCGCCGAGGACCCCGACCACATCGTCGAGGCGCGAGCCGCGGCGCTGTCGTTCATCGCCGGCCGCTCGGTCGAGGAGCTCTCGCGCGTCGGCGAGGAGATCTTCGAGGAGCTCATGGCCGACAAGCTCTGGCCGGGCACCCAGGCGATCGCACAGCTGCACATCGACCAGGGGCAGCGGGTCTGGCTGGTCACGGCGGCGCCGGTCGAGGTGGCGACGATCATCGCCCGGCGGCTCGGGCTGACCGGCGCGCTGGGCACCGTCGCCGAGCACGTCGACGGCGAGTACACCGGCCGGCTGGTCGGCGACCTGCTGCACGGCGAGGACAAGGCGGCCGCCGTCCGGTCGCTGGCCGAGCGCGAGGGCCTCGACCTCGGCCGGTGCTCGGCCTACAGCGACTCCGCCAACGACATCCCGATGCTCTCGCTGGTCGGCTTCCCGTGCGCGGTGAACCCGGACCGGAAGCTGCGCCGTCATGCCCGCAAGCGCGGCTGGCGCATCCGCGACTACCGCGCCCGCCGCCGGAACACCACGCTCGGCCTGGCCGCCGGGACGGGCGCCGTCGCCGGTGCCGCCGTCGGCATCATCGCCGCGCGCAAGAAGCGCTGA
- a CDS encoding glutaredoxin family protein, whose amino-acid sequence MTDVNQGPGARVLLLGKPGCHLCDDARAVVDAVCAELGVGWEERSIVGDPELEKRYGEQIPVTFVDGAQHDFWRVDADRLRRALTGAL is encoded by the coding sequence GTGACCGACGTGAATCAGGGTCCCGGAGCGCGCGTCCTGCTGCTCGGGAAGCCCGGCTGCCACCTCTGCGACGATGCACGTGCAGTGGTCGACGCGGTCTGCGCCGAGCTCGGCGTCGGCTGGGAGGAACGCAGCATCGTCGGCGACCCCGAGCTCGAGAAGCGCTACGGCGAGCAGATCCCCGTCACGTTCGTCGACGGTGCTCAGCACGACTTCTGGCGGGTCGACGCCGACCGGCTGCGCCGGGCTCTGACCGGCGCCTTATAG
- a CDS encoding redox-sensing transcriptional repressor Rex: MTRNSRPSSTPTPAAAPPRGVPEATVARLPLYLRALTNLAERGVATVSSEELAASAGVNSAKLRKDLSYLGSYGTRGVGYEVDFLRHQITREIGLTQDWAVVIVGIGNLGHALANYGGFASRGFRIAALVDADPSRLGEEVAGLNVRHADELEQIVQDLGIAIGVVATPARAAQLVCDRLVAAGVTSILNFAPAIVQVPEGVDLRKVDLSTELQILAYHEQRKNGAALALTAEQAAELAEAVNG; encoded by the coding sequence GTGACCCGAAACAGCCGTCCGTCGTCCACACCGACACCAGCCGCAGCACCGCCGCGCGGCGTGCCGGAGGCGACGGTCGCGCGGTTGCCGCTCTACCTGCGTGCGCTCACCAATCTCGCCGAGCGCGGCGTCGCCACGGTCTCCTCCGAAGAGCTGGCCGCGTCGGCCGGGGTCAACTCCGCCAAGCTGCGCAAGGACCTCTCCTACCTGGGTTCCTACGGCACCCGCGGCGTCGGCTACGAGGTCGACTTCCTGCGCCACCAGATCACCCGCGAGATCGGCCTGACCCAGGACTGGGCCGTCGTCATCGTCGGCATCGGCAACCTCGGCCACGCGCTGGCCAACTACGGCGGGTTCGCGTCCCGCGGGTTCCGCATCGCGGCGCTGGTCGACGCCGACCCCAGCCGCCTGGGCGAAGAGGTGGCCGGCCTCAACGTCCGCCACGCCGACGAGCTCGAGCAGATCGTCCAGGACCTCGGCATCGCCATCGGCGTCGTCGCCACGCCGGCCCGGGCCGCGCAGCTGGTCTGCGACCGCCTCGTCGCCGCCGGCGTCACCAGCATCCTCAACTTCGCACCGGCCATCGTGCAGGTGCCCGAGGGCGTCGACCTCCGCAAGGTCGACCTCTCCACCGAACTGCAGATCCTCGCTTACCACGAGCAGCGCAAGAACGGCGCCGCGCTGGCCCTGACCGCCGAGCAGGCGGCCGAGCTGGCCGAGGCGGTGAACGGATGA
- a CDS encoding glutamyl-tRNA reductase has product MSVLAIGVSHRSAPVEVLESVALDRAAVGKLLDEVPSSDQIAEAVVIATCNRLELYMDTATFHGGIEEASALLSLYTGAPIELLTPYLYVHYGDRAVSHLFHVVSGLDSMVVGETQILGQVRDAFRLAQTSGATGRVLTELFQNALRVGKRAHAETGIDAAGRSLVTLGLARVLPAVAAEGWSSGQVGGASWRELLPGTSALVVGAGSMASLAAATLQREGVEVVVANRTPENGARVAEAIGGVAVAMTDLPAALRTVDIVVSCTGAAGVVLPYDLVEAAVARRGGRPLGIVDLALPRDVDAGVADLPGVVLADLARLSVAADDDVADARTMADDVSAVRSIVTDEVAAFATARRAAQVAPTVVALRSMADDVVDAELTRMAGRLPDLDERTRAEVARTVRRVVDKLLHQPTVRVKELAAQPDGATYEAALRELFALDRRSIDAVAKPDGTVAP; this is encoded by the coding sequence ATGAGCGTGCTCGCCATCGGGGTGTCGCACCGCAGCGCCCCCGTCGAGGTGCTCGAGAGCGTCGCGCTCGACCGCGCCGCCGTCGGGAAGCTGCTCGACGAGGTCCCGTCGTCGGACCAGATCGCCGAGGCCGTCGTCATCGCGACGTGTAACCGGCTCGAGCTGTACATGGACACCGCCACGTTCCACGGCGGCATCGAAGAGGCCAGCGCGCTGCTGTCGCTGTACACCGGCGCACCCATCGAGCTGCTGACGCCGTACCTCTACGTGCACTACGGCGACCGCGCGGTCTCGCACCTGTTCCACGTCGTCAGCGGCCTCGACTCCATGGTCGTCGGCGAGACGCAGATCCTCGGCCAGGTCCGCGACGCGTTCCGGCTCGCGCAGACGTCCGGCGCCACCGGGCGAGTGCTCACCGAGCTCTTCCAGAACGCGCTGCGGGTCGGCAAGCGCGCGCACGCCGAGACCGGCATCGACGCCGCCGGCCGCTCGCTGGTCACGCTGGGCCTGGCCCGGGTGCTGCCGGCGGTCGCGGCCGAGGGCTGGTCGTCCGGCCAGGTCGGCGGCGCGTCCTGGCGCGAGCTGCTGCCCGGCACGTCGGCCCTGGTGGTCGGCGCCGGGTCCATGGCCTCGCTGGCCGCGGCCACGCTGCAGCGCGAAGGCGTCGAGGTCGTCGTCGCCAACCGCACTCCTGAGAACGGCGCCCGCGTCGCCGAGGCCATCGGCGGCGTCGCCGTCGCCATGACCGACCTCCCAGCGGCGCTGCGCACCGTCGACATCGTGGTCTCGTGCACCGGCGCGGCCGGCGTCGTGCTGCCCTACGACCTCGTCGAAGCCGCCGTGGCGCGCCGCGGCGGCCGGCCGCTGGGCATCGTGGACCTCGCCCTCCCGCGCGACGTCGACGCCGGCGTGGCCGACCTTCCCGGCGTGGTCCTGGCCGACCTCGCCCGCCTCAGCGTGGCCGCCGACGACGACGTCGCCGACGCTCGCACCATGGCCGACGACGTCTCCGCCGTCCGTTCCATCGTCACCGACGAGGTCGCCGCGTTCGCCACCGCGCGCCGGGCCGCCCAGGTGGCGCCCACCGTCGTCGCGCTGCGCAGCATGGCCGACGACGTCGTCGATGCCGAGCTCACCCGCATGGCCGGCCGGCTGCCCGACCTCGACGAGCGCACCCGCGCCGAGGTCGCGCGCACCGTCCGCCGCGTCGTCGACAAGCTGCTGCACCAGCCGACGGTGCGGGTCAAGGAACTGGCCGCCCAGCCCGACGGCGCCACCTACGAGGCCGCGCTGCGCGAGCTGTTCGCCCTCGACCGCCGCTCCATCGACGCGGTCGCCAAGCCCGACGGGACGGTGGCGCCATGA
- the hemC gene encoding hydroxymethylbilane synthase encodes MTAASTTPLRLGTRGSALAMVQARYVQQRLQALGHDVELVQITTKGDVSTAPLAQIGGTGVFVTALREALLDGRVDLAAHSLKDLPTTPADDLVVAAVPEREDPRDALCARDGLKLSDLPAGARVGTGSPRREAQLHALGLGIEIVGLRGNVDTRLGKVADGTLDAVVLARAGLSRLGRLDSVTEVLDPMQVLPAPGQGALAIECRRADTSLVEALGALDDAATRAAVTAERTLLAVLEAGCTAPVGAYAEAAEGEDGLELYIRAVVASRDGSLSIRKSATGPLGGAEQIGRDLALELLADGAGAVVDAGGPASKEE; translated from the coding sequence ATGACCGCGGCATCGACCACGCCGCTGCGGCTGGGCACGCGGGGCAGCGCCCTCGCCATGGTCCAGGCGCGCTACGTGCAGCAGCGGCTGCAGGCGCTCGGCCACGACGTCGAGCTGGTCCAGATCACCACCAAGGGCGACGTGTCGACGGCGCCACTGGCCCAGATCGGCGGCACCGGCGTCTTCGTGACGGCACTGCGCGAGGCGCTGCTCGACGGCCGCGTCGACCTCGCCGCCCACTCCCTCAAGGACCTCCCGACGACCCCGGCCGACGACCTCGTCGTGGCCGCCGTCCCGGAGCGCGAGGACCCGCGCGACGCGTTGTGCGCCCGCGACGGCCTCAAGCTGTCCGACCTCCCCGCCGGGGCGCGGGTCGGCACCGGGTCGCCGCGGCGCGAGGCGCAGCTGCACGCGCTGGGCCTGGGCATCGAGATCGTCGGTCTGCGGGGCAACGTCGACACCCGGCTGGGCAAGGTCGCCGACGGCACGCTCGACGCCGTCGTGCTGGCCCGGGCCGGGCTCTCCCGGCTGGGCCGCCTCGACTCCGTCACCGAGGTGCTCGATCCCATGCAGGTGCTCCCCGCGCCGGGCCAGGGCGCCCTCGCGATCGAGTGCCGTCGCGCCGACACCTCGCTGGTCGAGGCGCTCGGCGCGCTCGACGACGCCGCCACCAGGGCGGCGGTCACCGCTGAACGGACCCTCCTCGCCGTGCTCGAGGCCGGTTGTACGGCGCCCGTGGGCGCCTACGCTGAGGCGGCAGAGGGTGAAGACGGCCTCGAGCTGTACATCCGGGCCGTCGTGGCTTCACGCGACGGCTCGCTGAGTATCCGCAAGTCAGCCACCGGACCCCTCGGGGGGGCGGAGCAGATCGGGCGCGACCTCGCGCTCGAGCTTCTCGCCGACGGGGCCGGGGCAGTCGTCGACGCCGGCGGACCGGCGTCGAAGGAGGAATAG
- a CDS encoding uroporphyrinogen-III synthase: MTTPRGAKQRTDEGGVAFVGAGPGDPGLLTLRAVEVLGGADVVVIDEPAHRAMLAYAPSIIEVVDVSIDDEGVTLTPAVRGRRLVQAAKGGRRVVRLLGGDPFTHATGADEALACAKAGVPFEVVAGVATATSVAAYAGIPLVTGRRRSVEIFDVGGKIDLKSCTADTVLLTGVTEQLGHLAEALVDAGRVPSTPVAVVTSGSTVEQQTVVSTLASVAADARAAKVEGPFVVIVGDTIEHRDTLSWFETKALFGWRVLVPRTKEQAGQLSVALRRSGAVPEEVPTISVEPPRNPQQIDKAVRGMVEGRYEWIAFTSVNALRAVKEKLTAYGLDARALSGLKVAAVGEKTADALRSWGIEPDLVPSGEQSAVGLLNDWPPYDEVLDPINRVFLPRADIATETLAAGLTDMGWEVDDVTAYRTVRAAPPPAETRDAIKTGKFDAVAFTSSSTVRNLVGIAGKPHASTVVACIGPQTAKTAEEHGLRVDVLAPEPSVEALAEALAQFGLSRRLAMVEAGEPVLKPSQRRRASARRKNAQ; the protein is encoded by the coding sequence GTGACCACTCCGCGAGGTGCGAAGCAGCGCACCGATGAAGGTGGCGTCGCGTTCGTCGGCGCCGGTCCCGGCGATCCGGGGCTGCTCACACTACGGGCGGTCGAGGTGCTCGGAGGGGCCGACGTCGTCGTCATCGACGAGCCGGCGCACCGCGCGATGCTCGCCTACGCGCCCAGCATCATCGAGGTCGTCGACGTCAGCATCGACGACGAAGGCGTCACCCTGACCCCGGCGGTGCGTGGGCGCCGTCTGGTCCAGGCCGCCAAGGGGGGCCGGCGAGTCGTGCGACTGCTCGGCGGCGACCCGTTCACCCACGCCACCGGCGCCGACGAGGCGCTCGCCTGCGCCAAGGCCGGCGTCCCGTTCGAGGTGGTCGCGGGCGTCGCCACGGCGACCTCCGTGGCCGCGTACGCCGGCATCCCGCTGGTCACCGGCCGCCGCCGCAGCGTCGAGATCTTCGACGTCGGCGGCAAGATCGACCTCAAGTCCTGTACGGCCGACACCGTCCTCCTGACCGGGGTCACCGAGCAGCTCGGCCACCTCGCCGAGGCGCTCGTCGACGCCGGCCGGGTGCCGTCCACGCCGGTCGCCGTCGTCACCTCGGGCAGCACCGTCGAGCAGCAGACCGTCGTGTCGACGCTGGCCTCGGTGGCCGCCGACGCCCGCGCGGCGAAGGTCGAGGGGCCGTTCGTCGTCATCGTCGGCGACACCATCGAGCACCGCGACACGCTCTCGTGGTTCGAGACCAAGGCGCTGTTCGGCTGGCGGGTCCTGGTGCCGCGCACCAAGGAGCAGGCCGGCCAGCTGTCCGTGGCGCTGCGTCGCTCGGGTGCGGTGCCCGAAGAGGTCCCGACCATCTCCGTCGAGCCGCCGCGCAACCCGCAGCAGATCGACAAGGCCGTTCGCGGCATGGTCGAGGGCCGCTACGAGTGGATCGCGTTCACCTCGGTCAACGCGCTGCGTGCGGTCAAGGAGAAGCTCACGGCGTACGGCCTCGACGCCCGCGCGCTGTCCGGGCTGAAGGTCGCCGCCGTCGGCGAGAAGACCGCCGACGCGCTGCGCTCGTGGGGCATCGAGCCCGACCTCGTCCCGTCGGGCGAGCAGTCCGCCGTCGGGCTGCTGAACGACTGGCCGCCCTACGACGAGGTGCTCGACCCGATCAACCGGGTGTTCCTGCCGCGCGCCGACATCGCGACCGAGACGCTGGCCGCCGGACTGACCGACATGGGCTGGGAGGTCGACGACGTCACGGCGTACCGCACGGTGCGCGCCGCGCCGCCGCCCGCCGAGACCCGCGACGCCATCAAGACCGGCAAGTTCGACGCCGTCGCTTTCACGTCGTCCTCGACGGTGCGCAACCTCGTCGGCATCGCCGGCAAGCCGCACGCGTCCACCGTCGTCGCCTGCATCGGCCCGCAGACCGCGAAGACCGCCGAGGAGCACGGCCTTCGGGTCGACGTCCTGGCGCCTGAGCCGTCGGTCGAGGCGCTGGCCGAGGCGCTCGCGCAGTTCGGGCTGTCGCGGCGGCTGGCCATGGTCGAGGCCGGCGAGCCGGTGCTCAAGCCGTCGCAGCGCCGCCGGGCGTCCGCGCGGCGCAAGAACGCCCAGTAG